In one Sphingomonas sp. IW22 genomic region, the following are encoded:
- a CDS encoding helix-turn-helix transcriptional regulator — translation MEDYSELFERLSPRKGDCLREAAKGYSSKEIGRILNLSYHTVDNHILEIRKMLGDMSRRKAAQLFVDWEARKGGQNLPPYPMAISEAPDSRSTASIETQADDQVEQGDVEDFFAEEQKPFGFREQSFSLLDIVPFRITGRQRNELSKSSTLIVFAILTTLMLFAVGAGISLLLAINGLVGK, via the coding sequence TTGGAAGACTATTCGGAACTGTTCGAGCGCCTCAGCCCGCGCAAGGGCGACTGTCTGCGAGAAGCCGCCAAAGGCTATTCATCAAAGGAGATCGGGCGCATTCTGAACCTGTCCTACCATACAGTGGACAACCATATCCTCGAAATTCGCAAGATGCTCGGCGACATGTCGCGAAGAAAGGCAGCACAACTTTTCGTGGATTGGGAGGCTCGCAAAGGGGGGCAGAATTTACCCCCCTACCCAATGGCTATTTCCGAAGCGCCTGATTCCCGGTCAACTGCCTCCATCGAAACCCAGGCAGACGACCAGGTGGAGCAAGGCGACGTTGAGGATTTCTTCGCGGAAGAGCAAAAGCCCTTTGGCTTTCGCGAACAAAGCTTTTCCTTGCTCGACATTGTGCCGTTCCGCATAACCGGGAGGCAACGCAATGAGCTGAGTAAATCATCCACGCTGATCGTTTTCGCGATCCTCACCACCCTGATGCTCTTTGCCGTAGGCGCCGGAATTTCCTTGTTGCTGGCGATCAACGGCCTCGTAGGAAAATAG
- a CDS encoding sigma factor-like helix-turn-helix DNA-binding protein: MHNFEIVSLLHDLRPWLVGRPWLRPRHKAAALLHRLDAIADQLGTPSHPAIAAARARLEGAPVLRIDEDEAHVEETPQGVWVRGWIWVERQALLSCDATQEAKLRSALAQIPQQRRAIYLAHCVEGLTYSAIAAKLDLDVTEVQRELAAALLALSIALDEA, encoded by the coding sequence ATGCACAATTTTGAAATCGTCTCGCTGCTTCACGACCTCAGGCCCTGGCTTGTCGGCAGGCCCTGGCTCCGGCCTCGCCACAAAGCTGCGGCATTGCTGCACCGTCTCGACGCCATCGCAGATCAACTGGGTACACCTAGCCATCCGGCCATTGCCGCCGCCAGGGCCAGGCTGGAAGGCGCACCGGTGCTACGCATCGACGAGGATGAAGCCCATGTCGAGGAGACCCCTCAGGGCGTATGGGTCAGGGGATGGATCTGGGTGGAGCGGCAAGCCTTGCTATCCTGCGATGCGACGCAGGAAGCAAAGCTGCGCAGCGCCCTTGCGCAGATCCCGCAACAAAGGCGCGCCATCTACCTCGCCCACTGCGTCGAAGGCCTCACCTATTCAGCCATCGCCGCCAAACTCGATCTCGACGTAACCGAGGTTCAGCGCGAGTTGGCGGCGGCGCTTCTGGCGCTGTCGATAGCTCTCGATGAGGCATGA
- a CDS encoding toprim domain-containing protein, which translates to MKNDPALMHATMETLQLEFLGANLCRRLGGTWRKDRGLCLCPAHNDHKPSLSVRVGDSALLFKCFAGCDTVAVLRAIRRLHLDLPERGAPISPIRHRPFRTGSGPALRVWDASNPIAGTPAEAYLGNRFLTPPWRDLRYNPRTPLGQGRAAVFRPALIAAVREGHRIVAIHRTFLDPAAALKANDLAEPRMMLGRPGRGAVQLAAATTILGLAEGIETALAAMRLHRIPVWATLGAERAAHILLPSRLERLVLLFDRDAAGWKANRQIRLAHQYTGLKLFSPWPPVPHNDWADVLEDMPRAA; encoded by the coding sequence ATGAAGAATGACCCGGCGCTAATGCACGCGACGATGGAAACTCTCCAACTGGAGTTCCTGGGTGCAAACTTGTGCCGACGGCTTGGAGGAACGTGGAGAAAGGATCGCGGCCTATGCCTGTGTCCCGCCCATAACGACCATAAACCGAGCCTCTCCGTCCGCGTCGGTGACTCTGCCCTGCTGTTCAAATGCTTCGCAGGCTGCGACACGGTCGCCGTTCTGCGGGCTATCCGCCGCCTTCATCTCGATCTGCCCGAGCGAGGCGCCCCGATCTCACCGATCAGGCACCGCCCCTTTCGAACCGGATCCGGGCCGGCGCTGCGCGTCTGGGATGCCTCCAATCCGATCGCCGGCACGCCCGCCGAAGCCTATCTCGGCAACCGTTTCCTCACGCCGCCTTGGCGCGACCTTCGCTACAACCCGCGCACACCGTTGGGGCAGGGGAGGGCTGCCGTCTTTCGACCCGCACTCATCGCCGCAGTCCGCGAGGGCCATCGGATCGTTGCCATTCATCGAACCTTTCTCGATCCCGCAGCGGCCTTGAAAGCCAATGATCTGGCCGAACCGCGGATGATGCTCGGACGTCCTGGCCGTGGCGCCGTGCAACTTGCCGCTGCGACCACTATCCTTGGCCTGGCCGAAGGCATCGAAACGGCGCTCGCCGCAATGCGCCTTCATCGAATCCCGGTATGGGCAACGCTTGGCGCCGAACGCGCTGCGCATATCCTGCTGCCCAGCCGACTGGAACGCCTCGTGTTACTCTTCGACAGGGATGCGGCGGGATGGAAAGCGAACCGCCAGATCCGGCTGGCCCATCAGTATACGGGTCTGAAGCTGTTCAGCCCATGGCCCCCCGTTCCTCATAATGACTGGGCAGATGTACTCGAGGATATGCCGCGCGCGGCGTGA
- a CDS encoding ParB/RepB/Spo0J family partition protein — protein sequence MSQTPIPVPAANLTKSPVNVRTRGDADADAELEASILAHGLIQNLVGVPVSRKKGHYRITAGGRRLDAVHRLIEKGSLPADHAIPVLVLDNAKNGREVSLVENFERLPMGPGEECRAFRDIIEVEGKTAADVAKRFGLTERFVMGRLRLANLAEPIFEALENGEITLDVAKAYCTTADSARQKAIWDMLSDSYCGHSVSEIRRRIKDYSYRGNDPRVLLVGRDAYAAAGGRIEDADLYSNADEERWIDTHIVDELAMMKLVAEADMLRVREGFAEVRPVANTRVPYMDTYALTPLPVEAPALSEEQEQRKLEIEQELAELEVELEDEGCEPDEEDQNRYTALQTELSAIVEREPVVDAEQKANALAYLVIGPDGQPHIHQELFVAPVATDEEGADDEDESLEDGETDGEILAEEIGKDEARNSGPVMSQRLREMLAMMKTELLAVHVASNPAFALDLGTFIMVDRECRVSSSDIPSDLRASAPARLLADFKPETAAVAEWKKLDEALDRSWVNHQAIADRYDAFCALSDEARAAWLGWAIARTLQAVPTSRREASFLDHLGTKLGIDVAAWWRPTALTYFDKLTKPAILSLFQEIGGLELQSRYAGSKKHDLSASAERLFGGDVIIEPEIKERALAWLPEAMRFGPAEIADEPGASGDDHDASPTGIVDADNDDQIFQAA from the coding sequence ATGTCCCAGACTCCCATTCCCGTACCCGCTGCCAATCTCACCAAGTCACCCGTCAATGTCCGGACCCGCGGCGACGCGGACGCCGATGCGGAACTGGAAGCCAGCATCCTTGCCCACGGCCTCATCCAGAATCTGGTCGGGGTGCCGGTTTCGCGCAAGAAGGGCCATTACCGGATCACCGCCGGCGGTCGCCGCCTCGACGCCGTGCATCGCCTGATCGAAAAGGGCAGCCTGCCGGCCGATCATGCGATCCCCGTCCTGGTCCTCGACAACGCCAAGAATGGCCGCGAGGTCAGTCTGGTTGAAAATTTCGAGCGGCTTCCGATGGGGCCGGGCGAGGAATGCCGCGCCTTCAGGGATATCATCGAGGTCGAAGGCAAGACGGCCGCCGACGTCGCCAAGCGGTTCGGGCTCACCGAACGCTTCGTAATGGGCCGCCTGCGTCTCGCCAACCTTGCCGAGCCGATCTTCGAGGCACTTGAGAATGGCGAGATCACCCTCGATGTCGCCAAGGCCTATTGCACCACGGCCGACAGCGCGCGCCAGAAAGCAATCTGGGACATGCTCTCGGACAGCTATTGCGGCCATTCCGTCAGTGAAATCCGCCGCCGTATCAAGGATTATAGCTATCGGGGCAACGACCCCCGCGTGCTGCTGGTCGGTCGCGATGCCTATGCGGCCGCCGGCGGGCGGATCGAGGACGCCGACCTCTATTCGAACGCGGACGAGGAACGCTGGATCGACACCCATATCGTCGACGAGCTTGCGATGATGAAACTCGTCGCCGAAGCGGACATGCTGCGCGTACGGGAAGGCTTTGCCGAGGTCCGTCCCGTTGCCAACACCCGCGTCCCCTATATGGATACCTATGCTCTGACGCCGTTGCCGGTCGAAGCGCCGGCGCTCAGCGAGGAGCAGGAACAGCGCAAGCTCGAAATCGAGCAGGAACTCGCCGAACTGGAAGTCGAACTCGAGGATGAAGGCTGCGAGCCGGACGAAGAGGACCAGAATCGCTACACCGCCCTCCAGACTGAGCTATCGGCCATCGTCGAACGCGAGCCCGTCGTCGATGCCGAGCAGAAGGCGAACGCACTGGCCTATCTCGTGATCGGACCGGACGGCCAGCCCCATATTCACCAGGAACTGTTCGTCGCGCCCGTCGCCACCGACGAAGAGGGTGCAGATGACGAGGATGAAAGCCTCGAGGATGGGGAAACCGACGGCGAAATCCTCGCCGAAGAAATTGGCAAGGACGAAGCGCGAAACAGCGGCCCGGTGATGAGCCAGCGCCTGCGCGAGATGCTGGCGATGATGAAAACCGAACTGCTGGCGGTCCATGTCGCCAGCAATCCCGCGTTCGCGCTGGATCTGGGCACCTTCATCATGGTCGATCGCGAATGCCGCGTCTCGTCCTCCGACATTCCGAGCGATCTGCGCGCCTCGGCTCCCGCCCGCCTCCTCGCCGACTTCAAGCCGGAAACGGCCGCTGTGGCCGAATGGAAGAAGCTCGATGAGGCGCTCGATCGAAGCTGGGTCAATCACCAGGCCATCGCGGATCGCTACGACGCCTTCTGTGCGCTTTCCGATGAGGCGCGCGCAGCCTGGCTCGGCTGGGCGATCGCGCGCACGCTGCAGGCTGTCCCGACCAGTCGCCGCGAAGCAAGCTTCCTCGATCATCTGGGAACGAAGCTCGGGATCGATGTCGCGGCCTGGTGGCGACCGACCGCACTCACCTACTTCGACAAGCTGACCAAGCCTGCCATTCTGAGCCTGTTCCAGGAAATCGGCGGCCTCGAACTGCAATCGCGCTATGCCGGTTCCAAGAAGCACGATCTTTCGGCTTCGGCCGAGCGGCTTTTCGGAGGCGATGTCATCATCGAGCCCGAGATCAAGGAGCGCGCGCTTGCATGGCTTCCGGAAGCCATGCGCTTTGGCCCTGCCGAAATCGCTGATGAACCCGGTGCATCGGGCGACGATCACGATGCATCACCCACTGGGATCGTCGACGCCGACAACGACGATCAGATTTTCCAGGCTGCCTGA
- a CDS encoding helix-turn-helix domain-containing protein: MKIKLRKKADAGFVIPVLSEDPETAVTLGAALRHMQAHDPAFLKEEAIDPVALEIGVQIRKARLHAKLTQKQLADASGIQQGAISDIERGKGKDGPSYRTVKMLAEALHADLALNPRDGENAADTDQDEHVLRKVDNGGTLTLTDVLVGSGALLGPILRSALPELVLKAFSEKLRLALKAAHAEHSLREARPRSEVWALEPHGQVKVQVSEPSFVLVIDGPAVVTGRDMVSDRIAFVSKADALQLANTGGTAASVLAVPVNAPFLRDAVGA; the protein is encoded by the coding sequence ATGAAGATCAAACTGCGCAAGAAGGCCGACGCCGGGTTTGTTATTCCTGTCCTCTCGGAAGACCCTGAGACGGCCGTTACGCTTGGCGCGGCGCTGCGGCACATGCAGGCGCATGACCCGGCTTTCCTCAAGGAGGAAGCGATCGATCCCGTGGCGCTCGAGATCGGCGTCCAGATCAGGAAGGCGCGTCTGCACGCCAAGCTCACGCAAAAGCAACTCGCTGACGCCAGCGGCATACAGCAGGGAGCGATCAGCGATATAGAGCGTGGCAAGGGCAAGGACGGTCCGAGCTATCGGACGGTAAAGATGCTCGCCGAGGCGCTTCATGCGGACCTTGCGCTCAATCCGCGCGACGGCGAAAATGCGGCAGACACCGATCAGGACGAGCATGTCCTGCGTAAGGTCGATAATGGCGGCACGCTCACCTTGACGGATGTGCTTGTCGGCTCCGGTGCGCTCCTTGGCCCGATTTTGCGCTCGGCTCTGCCGGAACTTGTCCTCAAGGCGTTCAGTGAGAAACTACGTCTTGCTCTCAAGGCCGCCCATGCCGAACATTCCCTTCGCGAAGCGCGGCCACGTAGTGAGGTGTGGGCACTAGAGCCTCATGGCCAGGTAAAGGTTCAGGTTTCCGAGCCATCGTTCGTACTCGTTATCGATGGACCGGCGGTCGTCACGGGCCGTGATATGGTGTCCGATCGGATCGCCTTCGTGTCGAAGGCCGATGCTCTTCAACTTGCGAACACGGGTGGCACGGCGGCCTCGGTCCTCGCGGTCCCGGTCAATGCCCCGTTTCTGCGCGATGCCGTCGGCGCGTGA
- a CDS encoding strawberry notch-like NTP hydrolase domain-containing protein — protein sequence MNLPQLALSHTQDSATCLSEVARSLFHRLHNGAAISRQGLKRLMTEAFREDDAGGLWSMRDAYDALETAQVLLLADPQGSLLGGTPTDIFERLRQFERRLPTQTYRSEKQVDLQQFSTPITLAWLMAMAANCRPDDILLEPSAGTGMLAVHGLRAGAHLLLNEHDPARADLLSRILDQTVTRHDGEHIQDLLTSERQPTLVLINPPFSRSTGRGIDRHAGARHLRAALSCLAPGGRCVAIMPTSFAPEGSAALGYNAVAELVPPRAELTISGSPYAKHGTGVDVRLLVFDKGWTGTPERHVAGDIEAALRLVLAMPDRLDPLEPPPLAPPPAAAAPRSLVPAAQSPAMLFARMNGQRLTPPSRIAATAHEARPIIYTAHQAPLAPGETVGIYSAWRLARIAIEDASRHPDDLVESIAMASVSPPAPSYQPMLQDRAIKALSEAQLETIIYAGDAHERDLAGRFSANLAGDRLIEDKDGHHYRTGFFIADGTGVGKGREAAGIILDQWNRGNRRAIWISMADLIEDARRDWTALGGLAIDIQPIANFPLGKPITMESGIVFLTYAALRSARHDTASRLQQLLDWTGEDFAGVIVFDESHAMAHAGGTETDFGKAQGSEQGLAGVRLQNALPRARILYMSATGAAKPENLSYAVRLGLWGPGTAFATRDMFMKAMEEGGIAALEVVCRDLKAMGLYTARALSFAGVEYEPLEHVLTPDQIAIYDAYADSWSIIHRGLREVLAEIGIVDRISGKTQNARARGSALSSFESAKLRFFSSLLVSLKIPSLIRAIEQELASDNAVLVQLASTGEAIMDRRLSELTAEERAMLDVQVSPKETLIDYLKNAFPIRQMRVFRADDGAVRAEPMTDAEGNPVLCRQAIAARDALIEDLCALPAIPTALDALITHFGTDRVAEITGRSRRIVTDITGKQKIERRGARANVLEVQAFQNGSKPIAAFSLAGSTGRSMHSDRNCPTAHRRRAHFLLELGFRILSAVQGFGRSHRTNQMTAPVYRPLTTDCQGERRFLSTIIRGLEALGALTRGQRQTGSQNLFDPSDNLESDYARDALTQWFHLLYEGKLRSVSLDAFQAMTGLELCGEGGELLERLPPIHRWLNRILALRIATQNSIFEEFLGLVEDRVEAARTAGTLDLGIETIRADRMDLLSDQLLRTDPVTGAETRLLRLELHRRPPITSWAMLQLECKDADDIAWLRNARSGRVALRVPTWPGQDEEGNWIERCYLLRPTGQSRMEVAALAASHWSEIDRDAFQHLWENEAAEAGKNLLVETITLATGLLLPVWNKLPEDDVRVWRIDDGAGTSILGRIIHPAALERLEREFRLDGGITLGPDEIIAGARAGSGVPIPGLGTARLARVHVNDSPRLEIRDYCPEDRTWLKACGAFSEVVQFKTRLFLPPEQARDILARIIAERR from the coding sequence ATGAATTTGCCCCAACTCGCACTGTCGCATACCCAAGACAGCGCCACATGCCTGTCCGAGGTCGCTCGCTCTCTTTTCCACCGCCTGCACAATGGCGCCGCCATCAGTCGCCAGGGCCTCAAACGGTTGATGACCGAGGCTTTCCGCGAAGACGATGCCGGCGGGCTCTGGTCGATGCGCGATGCCTATGACGCATTGGAAACCGCCCAGGTCCTGCTCCTCGCCGATCCGCAAGGCTCGCTCCTTGGCGGCACCCCTACTGACATATTCGAACGTCTGCGGCAGTTCGAACGTCGCTTGCCAACCCAGACCTATCGCTCGGAAAAGCAGGTCGACCTCCAGCAGTTCAGCACGCCCATCACCCTGGCCTGGCTCATGGCCATGGCAGCGAACTGCCGACCGGACGATATCCTGCTCGAACCCTCGGCCGGCACCGGCATGCTGGCCGTCCATGGCCTACGGGCAGGCGCGCACCTGCTTCTCAACGAACATGATCCGGCGCGCGCCGATCTCCTGTCCCGTATTCTCGATCAGACTGTTACCCGCCATGATGGCGAACATATCCAGGATCTGTTGACCAGCGAGCGGCAGCCGACGCTGGTGCTGATCAACCCGCCCTTCAGCCGCAGCACCGGGCGCGGGATCGACCGTCATGCCGGCGCGCGCCATCTGCGCGCTGCACTGTCGTGCCTGGCCCCTGGCGGGCGATGCGTCGCCATCATGCCCACCAGCTTTGCACCTGAAGGGTCCGCGGCGCTTGGCTATAATGCCGTCGCCGAACTTGTTCCGCCCCGCGCCGAACTCACCATATCGGGCAGCCCCTACGCCAAACATGGCACAGGGGTCGATGTGCGGTTGCTGGTCTTCGACAAGGGATGGACCGGCACGCCCGAGCGCCACGTCGCCGGTGACATCGAAGCGGCGCTGCGCCTCGTGCTTGCCATGCCCGATCGCCTCGATCCCCTCGAGCCGCCGCCGCTTGCCCCGCCGCCGGCCGCCGCTGCGCCCCGTTCACTTGTCCCTGCCGCTCAATCGCCCGCCATGCTCTTCGCACGCATGAACGGCCAACGGCTTACGCCACCCTCGCGGATCGCCGCCACGGCGCATGAGGCACGACCGATTATCTATACCGCGCACCAGGCGCCGCTTGCGCCTGGTGAAACCGTGGGCATTTATTCGGCCTGGCGCCTCGCGCGGATCGCCATCGAGGATGCTTCCCGGCATCCCGACGACCTGGTCGAATCCATCGCCATGGCTTCTGTGTCGCCTCCGGCGCCCAGCTATCAGCCAATGCTCCAGGACCGCGCGATCAAGGCGCTCTCGGAGGCGCAGCTCGAAACCATCATCTATGCGGGCGACGCCCATGAGCGCGATCTTGCCGGTCGCTTCTCGGCCAATCTCGCCGGCGATCGCCTGATCGAGGACAAGGACGGTCACCACTATCGCACCGGCTTTTTCATCGCCGACGGCACCGGCGTCGGCAAAGGCCGCGAGGCGGCAGGCATCATTCTCGACCAATGGAACCGCGGCAATCGCCGCGCGATCTGGATTTCCATGGCCGACCTGATCGAAGACGCACGCCGCGACTGGACAGCGCTGGGCGGCCTCGCCATCGATATCCAGCCGATCGCGAATTTCCCTCTCGGCAAACCGATCACAATGGAAAGCGGCATCGTCTTCCTGACCTATGCCGCCCTGCGGTCCGCCCGCCATGACACGGCATCGCGCCTGCAGCAGTTGCTGGACTGGACCGGCGAGGACTTTGCCGGTGTGATCGTCTTCGACGAATCCCACGCCATGGCCCATGCCGGCGGAACGGAAACCGATTTCGGGAAGGCTCAAGGGTCGGAACAGGGGCTGGCGGGCGTCCGGTTGCAAAATGCCCTGCCACGGGCCCGCATTCTCTATATGTCGGCCACCGGCGCGGCGAAGCCCGAAAACCTCTCCTATGCCGTTCGCCTTGGCCTCTGGGGACCGGGCACGGCCTTTGCCACGCGCGACATGTTCATGAAGGCGATGGAGGAGGGGGGGATTGCAGCACTTGAGGTCGTTTGCCGCGACCTCAAGGCGATGGGCCTCTACACCGCCAGGGCACTGAGCTTCGCGGGCGTCGAATATGAGCCGCTCGAACATGTGCTGACCCCCGACCAGATCGCGATCTACGACGCCTATGCGGATAGCTGGAGCATCATTCACCGCGGGCTTCGCGAAGTGCTGGCAGAGATCGGCATCGTCGACCGGATATCGGGCAAAACGCAGAACGCGCGGGCGCGCGGATCGGCGCTCAGTTCCTTCGAGTCGGCCAAGTTACGCTTCTTTTCGAGCCTTCTCGTGAGCCTGAAAATCCCCTCGCTCATCAGGGCGATCGAACAGGAACTGGCGTCGGACAACGCCGTGCTGGTGCAGCTTGCGAGCACGGGTGAAGCCATCATGGACCGGCGGCTCTCCGAACTCACCGCCGAGGAGCGGGCCATGCTGGATGTTCAGGTCTCGCCCAAAGAAACCCTTATCGACTATTTGAAAAATGCCTTTCCCATACGCCAGATGCGGGTCTTCCGGGCGGACGATGGCGCCGTGCGCGCCGAACCGATGACCGATGCCGAGGGCAATCCAGTGCTGTGCAGGCAGGCGATCGCGGCTCGTGACGCGCTGATCGAGGATCTGTGCGCGCTTCCGGCGATTCCGACCGCGCTGGACGCCCTTATCACGCATTTCGGAACCGACCGGGTCGCCGAGATCACGGGACGCTCGCGGCGCATCGTAACCGATATCACCGGGAAACAGAAAATCGAGAGGCGCGGCGCCCGCGCCAACGTCCTCGAAGTCCAGGCTTTTCAGAACGGAAGCAAGCCGATCGCCGCCTTTTCGCTCGCGGGCAGCACAGGCCGGTCCATGCATTCCGACCGGAATTGCCCGACCGCCCACCGCCGACGCGCGCATTTTCTTCTCGAATTGGGTTTCCGCATTCTTTCGGCCGTACAGGGCTTCGGGCGCAGTCATCGCACCAATCAGATGACCGCCCCTGTCTATCGCCCGCTCACCACCGATTGCCAAGGCGAGCGCCGCTTCCTCAGCACCATCATCCGCGGCCTCGAAGCATTGGGCGCCTTGACCAGGGGACAGCGCCAGACCGGATCGCAGAATCTCTTCGATCCGTCCGACAATCTGGAATCGGACTATGCTCGTGACGCACTCACGCAGTGGTTCCATCTCCTCTATGAGGGCAAGCTGCGCAGCGTTTCGCTCGACGCCTTTCAGGCGATGACGGGACTTGAACTGTGCGGTGAGGGCGGGGAACTGCTCGAGCGCCTGCCGCCTATCCATCGCTGGCTCAACCGCATCCTGGCGCTGCGGATCGCTACCCAGAACAGCATATTCGAGGAATTTCTGGGACTGGTCGAGGATCGCGTCGAGGCAGCGCGCACGGCCGGCACGCTGGATCTTGGCATCGAGACTATTCGCGCCGACCGCATGGACCTGCTGTCCGATCAACTCTTGCGCACCGATCCCGTGACCGGGGCCGAGACGAGGCTATTGCGCCTGGAACTGCACCGGCGGCCGCCGATCACCAGCTGGGCGATGCTCCAGCTCGAATGCAAGGATGCGGACGATATCGCCTGGCTTCGCAATGCCCGCTCCGGCCGAGTGGCACTGCGCGTGCCGACATGGCCGGGGCAGGATGAAGAGGGCAACTGGATCGAGCGATGCTATCTTCTTCGCCCCACAGGCCAGTCCCGCATGGAAGTTGCAGCCCTGGCGGCCAGCCACTGGAGCGAGATCGACCGCGATGCATTCCAGCACCTCTGGGAAAACGAGGCCGCCGAAGCAGGCAAGAATCTTCTGGTCGAGACGATCACCCTCGCGACCGGCCTGCTGTTGCCCGTCTGGAACAAGCTGCCCGAGGATGATGTGCGGGTGTGGCGGATCGACGATGGCGCCGGTACGTCTATCCTCGGGCGTATCATCCATCCTGCCGCCCTCGAACGGCTCGAAAGGGAGTTCAGGCTCGATGGGGGCATCACCCTTGGTCCTGACGAAATTATCGCCGGCGCGCGTGCCGGGAGCGGCGTTCCGATCCCCGGCCTCGGGACGGCAAGGCTCGCGCGGGTTCATGTCAACGACAGTCCCCGTCTCGAGATCCGGGACTATTGTCCCGAAGATCGAACCTGGCTGAAGGCATGCGGCGCATTCAGCGAAGTCGTGCAATTCAAGACCAGATTGTTCCTGCCGCCGGAACAAGCACGGGACATCCTTGCCAGGATTATCGCCGAGCGCCGTTAA
- a CDS encoding MucR family transcriptional regulator: protein MADTEQPDFTAMTVQLLSAYFSNNQVPAGDIAGIIEATRDALERKATVETPATPEYVPAVSIRKSLSSREHIISMLDGKPYKALKRHLATNGLTPAQYRERYNLPQDYPMVAPAYSEHRRAVAQQLGLGRRVGAKSAAEAPAVEAAPVATTNAAAAAMIVPEVALVAETAPAPEKKSRRIRVRAALSDLGDEAGTAESELTPEPVAAPAQSEGTATAKPAGKKTAARKSAVKTRVAAKAPTPAPAEEAAAAPATAEAAKPAARKKASAKASAVKAAPSTKPKAPRRRAAAAKQNAGEAEVPTPAE from the coding sequence GTGGCCGACACCGAGCAGCCCGATTTTACCGCTATGACCGTGCAGTTATTGAGCGCCTATTTCTCCAACAATCAGGTGCCGGCGGGCGACATTGCGGGGATCATCGAAGCCACCCGCGATGCGCTCGAACGAAAGGCCACAGTAGAGACGCCGGCAACGCCCGAATATGTTCCGGCTGTGTCGATCCGCAAAAGCCTGAGTTCGCGTGAGCACATCATCAGCATGCTCGACGGCAAGCCCTATAAGGCGCTCAAGCGGCATCTGGCGACCAACGGTCTGACGCCGGCGCAGTATCGCGAACGCTACAATCTTCCCCAGGATTATCCGATGGTCGCGCCGGCCTATTCGGAGCATCGACGCGCGGTTGCCCAGCAGCTTGGGCTTGGAAGACGTGTTGGCGCAAAGTCGGCGGCTGAGGCGCCCGCAGTCGAAGCAGCGCCCGTGGCCACGACGAATGCCGCAGCGGCTGCGATGATTGTACCGGAGGTCGCACTGGTGGCCGAGACTGCCCCCGCCCCTGAGAAAAAGTCCCGGCGTATCCGTGTCAGGGCTGCTCTTTCCGATCTGGGCGATGAGGCTGGGACTGCTGAATCTGAACTGACGCCGGAGCCTGTAGCAGCGCCAGCACAGTCTGAAGGGACCGCCACAGCAAAGCCGGCAGGCAAGAAGACAGCCGCCAGGAAATCCGCAGTGAAGACGAGGGTCGCGGCGAAAGCCCCGACACCGGCGCCCGCGGAGGAAGCGGCGGCTGCGCCGGCAACGGCGGAAGCTGCAAAGCCGGCGGCCAGAAAGAAGGCCTCAGCGAAAGCCTCAGCCGTGAAGGCTGCTCCGTCCACGAAGCCGAAGGCGCCTCGGCGGCGTGCTGCGGCGGCCAAGCAGAATGCGGGCGAGGCGGAGGTGCCGACACCGGCGGAATGA
- a CDS encoding N-6 DNA methylase, with product MATLLRRSQPRHDLYTVFGHCMEAMALAMVNSVDLRQREPREARYLDIVGHYRPDVIDLFPRVLAELVQALEVGLGDVLGALFHDLELHNKARGQFFTPYTLSRFMAQVTIGDCESVKAIIGDHGFVTAMEPACGAGSMVIALAEAMRDLGINYQRHLHVTAIDIDPRAIHMAYVQLSLLHVPAHLMVGNSLSGETGEHWYTPAHILGGWNARLAHRRRHEPAGETLVHTVEAPPAPATMNHAVSPSREPRASPPAMPQQLSLF from the coding sequence ATGGCGACGCTGCTCCGCCGCAGCCAGCCGCGCCACGATCTCTACACCGTTTTCGGCCACTGTATGGAGGCCATGGCACTTGCCATGGTCAACAGCGTCGATCTGCGGCAGCGCGAGCCACGCGAGGCGCGCTATCTCGACATTGTCGGGCACTACCGGCCGGATGTGATCGATCTGTTTCCGCGAGTCCTCGCCGAACTGGTGCAGGCGCTCGAAGTCGGCCTTGGCGATGTTCTGGGCGCCCTGTTTCACGACCTTGAGCTGCACAACAAGGCGCGCGGCCAGTTCTTCACGCCATATACCCTCAGTCGCTTCATGGCCCAGGTGACCATCGGGGATTGCGAAAGCGTCAAAGCGATCATCGGCGACCATGGCTTCGTGACCGCCATGGAACCGGCCTGTGGCGCGGGGTCGATGGTGATTGCGCTTGCTGAGGCCATGCGCGATCTTGGCATAAACTATCAGCGCCATCTTCATGTCACCGCGATCGATATCGACCCGCGCGCGATCCACATGGCTTATGTCCAGCTCTCTCTGCTGCATGTGCCGGCGCATCTCATGGTCGGAAACTCCCTCTCGGGCGAAACGGGCGAGCATTGGTACACACCGGCCCATATTCTGGGCGGATGGAACGCCCGGCTCGCCCACCGACGACGCCACGAGCCCGCCGGTGAGACGCTTGTCCATACTGTCGAAGCGCCGCCTGCGCCGGCCACGATGAACCACGCAGTTTCACCGTCACGCGAGCCTCGAGCATCGCCGCCGGCCATGCCGCAACAGCTCAGCCTTTTCTGA